The following are encoded in a window of Echeneis naucrates chromosome 19, fEcheNa1.1, whole genome shotgun sequence genomic DNA:
- the LOC115060153 gene encoding C1q-related factor-like, which yields MLVLVLVVLIPVLVSSVGTGGVDDSASHYEMLGTCRMVCDPFPSTGTAGAGVLVGPDTATTGLQVDDDADLSDHSIGPPLPTYSAHGPQGKPGRPGKPGPPGPPGEPGPPGPKGPPGDGVDIVRTGILGLGGKGAVSTTTYNTSPRVAFYAGLRNPQEGYDILRFDDVVTNIGGNYEGATGKFTCKIPGTYFFIYNVLMRGGDGTSMWADLIKNGLVRASAIAQDQDQSYDYASNSVILHLDAGDEVFIKLDGGKAHGGNSNKYSTFSGFILYAD from the exons AtgctggtcctggttctggtggTGCTCATCCCTGTGCTTGTCAGCTCTGTTGGCACAGGTGGCGTAGATGACAGTGCAAGCCACTACGAGATGCTGGGTACCTGCCGCATGGTTTGTGACCCCTTCCCCAGCACGGGCACAGCGGGGGCGGGTGTGCTTGTGGGCCCAGATACAGCAACCACGGGCCTACAGGTGGATGATGACGCAGATCTGAGTGATCACAGCATTGGCCCGCCGCTGCCCACCTACAGTGCTCATGGCCCACAAGGGAAACCAGGACGTCCCGGAAAACCTGGACCCCCAGGACCACCTGGAGAACCAGGCCCACCGGGACCGAAGGGACCACCAGGAGACGGTGTGGACATAGTACGCACAGGGATTTTAGGCTTAGGGGGCAAAGGGGCAGTTAGCACGACCACGTACAACACCAGTCCTCGTGTAGCATTTTATGCAGGACTACGAAATCCTCAAGAAGGTTACGATATTCTGCGGTTTGATGATGTTGTGACTAACATTGGGGGTAACTATGAGGGCGCAACGGGCAAGTTCACCTGTAAGATCCCTGGCACCTACTTTTTCATCTACAATGTGCTGATGAGGGGAGGAGATGGCACCAGCATGTGGGCTGACTTAATCAAGAATGGTCTG GTCAGGGCCAGCGCCATTGCCCAAGACCAGGATCAGAGTTATGACTATGCCAGCAACAGTGTCATCCTTCATTTGGACGCGGGTGATGAGGTTTTCATTAAACTGGATGGGGGCAAAGCTCATGGGGGCAACAGCAACAAATATAGCACCTTCTCAGGGTTCATCCTCTATGCCGACTGA